In Vanessa atalanta chromosome W, ilVanAtal1.2, whole genome shotgun sequence, a genomic segment contains:
- the LOC125075609 gene encoding uncharacterized protein LOC125075609: protein MVKLTKTNNVKLPTIQLPKFGGRYEDWLEFRDTFVSLIHENQGIVDIQKFHYLRASLEGGAAQVIRSIGFSSCNYKIAWDLLCDRYNNERLLIQNHVQSMFVIEPLKRESALGIRSIIDIFSKNLRSLHTLGESTMHWDTLIIYLMNSKLDPKTSRDWEERKSTLNKITLNDFMSFLKNKADLLETIHINNNINKYKNRNDQIKGLLNTNIYIPKCPLCKNTHKIYNCETFLNQSISDRIESARKLKLCNNCLRPGHRVHKCKSGSCTKCSLKHNTLLHKEIGSSQHVEPPVDKATALSVQMTEPVLLSTAVVYILGSDNQRHDARAVLDSGSQASFMTQRLLHKLNLHCQKTQISVTGINSTITQIFKNN, encoded by the exons ATGGTGAAACTGACGAAgacaaataatgttaaattgccAACGATCCAGCTTCCTAAATTCGGCGGTCGGTACGAGGACTGGCTTGAGTTTCGGGATACATTCGTTTCCCTAATACACGAGAACCAAGGAATAGTTGACATACAAAAGTTTCACTATTTGAGGGCTTCCCTGGAGGGAGGCGCTGCGCAGGTAATAAGATCGATTGGGTTTTCATCCTGTAATTACAAAATAGCGTGGGATTTGTTGTGCGATCGTTATAATAATGAAAGGTTACTAATTCAGAACCACGTACAATCTATGTTTGTTATTGAACCCTTGAAGCGTGAATCAGCGTTAGGTATACGctcaattattgatatattttcaaaaaatctaaGATCCTTACATACATTAGGTGAAAGTACAATGCATTgggatacattaattatttatttaatgaattccaAATTAGATCCTAAAACGTCTCGAGATTGGGAAGAGCGTAaatctactttaaataaaataacattaaatgattttatgagttttttaaaaaataaagctgaCCTTCttgaaacaatacatataaacaacaacataaacaaatacaaaaataggaATGATCAAATTAAGGgattattaaacacaaatatatacataccaaAATGTCCTCTATGTAAAAACACACATAAGATATACAACTGTGagacttttttaaatcaatctatcAGTGATAGGATCGAATCTGCCCGTAAGCTTAagttatgtaataattgtttacgGCCAGGTCATCGTGTTCATAAATGCAAATCGGGCTCTTGTACTAAATGCTCACTAAAACACAATACACTATTACACAAAGAAATAGGTTCCTCACAACATGTTGAGCCGCCAGTCGACAAAGCCACCGCGCTCTCAGTCCAAATGACAGAGCCAGTATTGCTTTCGACTGCAGTGGTTTACATTCTAGGTAGCGATAATCAACGTCACGATGCAAGAGCTGTTCTCGACTCAGGGAGCCAAGCATCCTTCATGACTCAAAGATTACTACATAAGTTGAACCTACATTgtcaaaaaacacaaatatcagtAACAGGAATAAATAGTACCATTACGCAA ATATTCAAGAACAATTAG